One part of the candidate division TA06 bacterium genome encodes these proteins:
- a CDS encoding methyltransferase domain-containing protein yields MRPELLEILQCPGCRQSNWRLKSLKEDNREIRRGALTCAGCQSIYSINNGILDCLVGGHPWIESAQRSYRRSKTTTAQKWSPEQLARRKHLENTYTSDSRANFAQLIKRLPAGEGWALDMGAGTGWTTAQIAALGYRSIALDISADNKLELGECFFDRNIYFDRILADMNRLPFKAGSLSLAAASAVLHHSYDLSGAVREISRTLVPNGRLELANEPVKGLAEAFLSRPGNIDEDVKEASYSLSTWRALLLRYGLENRIYFPQSIQLRLAKNNFNPRHKFFIAARAVSGLARSAPGLLFGGFSLKLGHALFGLPLSLSARKMK; encoded by the coding sequence ATGCGCCCGGAACTGTTGGAAATACTGCAATGTCCCGGCTGCCGGCAAAGCAACTGGCGGCTTAAGTCACTGAAGGAAGACAACCGGGAGATCCGCCGGGGGGCTTTGACCTGCGCGGGCTGTCAAAGTATTTATTCCATAAACAACGGGATACTTGACTGCCTGGTTGGCGGACACCCCTGGATAGAGAGCGCCCAAAGAAGCTATCGCCGCTCAAAAACAACCACCGCTCAAAAATGGAGCCCGGAACAACTGGCCCGGCGGAAACACCTGGAAAACACTTATACCAGCGACAGCCGGGCCAACTTTGCCCAGCTGATAAAAAGACTGCCGGCGGGAGAGGGTTGGGCTTTGGACATGGGAGCCGGAACGGGGTGGACCACTGCGCAAATCGCGGCCCTGGGCTACCGGAGCATTGCCCTGGACATCAGCGCCGACAATAAGTTGGAGCTGGGAGAATGTTTTTTTGACCGCAACATTTACTTTGACCGGATACTGGCCGATATGAACCGGCTGCCATTTAAGGCCGGCTCGCTGTCTTTAGCGGCCGCCTCGGCCGTCCTGCATCACAGTTATGATCTGAGCGGAGCGGTCCGGGAAATAAGTCGGACGCTGGTCCCTAACGGCCGGCTGGAACTGGCCAATGAGCCGGTGAAGGGTTTGGCCGAAGCTTTTTTATCCCGGCCCGGTAATATTGACGAAGATGTCAAAGAGGCCAGCTATTCGCTGTCAACCTGGCGGGCCCTGTTACTTCGTTACGGACTTGAAAACAGGATATATTTTCCCCAAAGCATTCAACTAAGGCTGGCAAAAAATAATTTCAACCCCCGGCATAAATTTTTCATTGCCGCCCGGGCGGTCTCCGGTCTGGCCAGATCGGCGCCGGGACTGTTGTTCGGCGGCTTCAGCTTAAAGTTGGGCCACGCACTGTTCGGCCTGCCCCTGTCGCTTTCGGCCAGAAAGATGAAATGA
- a CDS encoding glycosyltransferase — MKQGFSIIIPTCNTLPYLKLCLKSFKDHSAYSHQIIVCADGCRDGTNEFLRTYPGIDAVILDKNQGICSATNQAARLANREYLFLANDDLVAAPGWDQALMSLATSDRILSGVQIEPEWVPVAPCHLKQDFGRVFDEFREPEFLKYAAEESRQKQGVAEAGVNYPFLVHRELWNRLEGLDERFNPGPGSDPDLFYRLALGGAEFLRIRSCLFYHFGGRASRFAGESGRQSNSWKQAAARSRDVFSQKWGRPWDFGFGQAPKIKRPESLAFFVWGGIGNMIMALPAIDAARKDLPEAKITVIAQKQIMLQLVPPEIQSTVALNDPSYRGATGLLKLIKDLRKIKPRITLTSLPFPPIRYGLLALISGARDRVCPKANKIPGCNLKIQTGGKHYLERNLELLRPAGIDRKFRGYNLALVQDEIKQADEFLRRQKIDSSKRVGLHPGAGHPRKRWAKESFVALGKILTGRGFYLLVFGGPEEKQLADYLASSIGSSAYSWVGNHEFRATLALIRSCRAFISNDSGLAHCAAALAVPTLTIFGPTDPALSRPYGQMARVVQSPVKCGPCYRPANRYGCRQCDPRCLSQIFPEQVLKEFETLWRQSKPKEKTI, encoded by the coding sequence ATGAAGCAGGGCTTTTCCATAATCATCCCCACTTGCAACACCCTTCCTTATCTAAAACTTTGCTTGAAAAGTTTTAAGGACCACTCGGCTTATTCCCATCAGATAATAGTCTGCGCCGACGGCTGCCGCGACGGCACCAACGAATTCCTGAGAACTTATCCCGGGATAGATGCCGTAATCCTGGACAAGAACCAGGGAATCTGCAGCGCTACCAACCAGGCCGCCCGTTTGGCCAACCGGGAATATCTGTTTCTGGCCAACGATGATTTAGTCGCCGCACCCGGCTGGGATCAGGCCCTGATGTCTCTGGCAACATCCGACCGGATATTAAGCGGAGTCCAGATAGAGCCGGAATGGGTGCCGGTGGCGCCCTGCCACCTCAAGCAGGATTTCGGCCGGGTATTTGACGAATTTCGGGAACCGGAATTCCTAAAATACGCTGCGGAGGAGAGCCGGCAGAAACAGGGGGTTGCAGAGGCAGGAGTAAATTATCCCTTTTTGGTCCACCGGGAATTATGGAACCGGCTGGAGGGTTTGGATGAGCGGTTCAATCCCGGGCCGGGATCTGACCCCGACCTTTTCTACCGGCTGGCCCTGGGAGGGGCGGAATTCCTGCGGATCCGTTCCTGTTTGTTCTACCATTTCGGAGGCCGGGCCTCGCGCTTTGCCGGCGAGTCGGGCCGCCAGTCAAATTCCTGGAAACAGGCCGCCGCCCGCAGCCGGGATGTTTTTTCTCAAAAATGGGGAAGGCCCTGGGATTTTGGTTTTGGGCAGGCGCCAAAAATAAAAAGGCCGGAATCCCTGGCCTTTTTCGTCTGGGGCGGCATCGGCAACATGATCATGGCCTTGCCGGCCATCGATGCCGCCAGAAAAGACCTACCGGAGGCCAAGATCACAGTGATTGCCCAAAAGCAGATCATGCTGCAGTTGGTTCCGCCTGAAATTCAAAGTACAGTGGCGCTTAATGATCCGAGCTACCGGGGCGCAACGGGATTATTGAAATTAATCAAAGACTTAAGAAAGATCAAACCCCGGATAACCTTAACCAGCCTGCCTTTCCCCCCAATTAGATATGGCCTTCTGGCCCTGATCTCTGGCGCCCGGGACCGGGTATGTCCAAAAGCAAATAAAATTCCGGGCTGCAACCTGAAAATACAAACCGGGGGGAAACATTATCTGGAGCGCAATCTGGAACTGCTGCGGCCGGCGGGCATCGACCGGAAATTCCGAGGCTACAATTTAGCGCTGGTCCAGGATGAAATAAAACAGGCAGATGAATTCTTACGGCGGCAGAAAATAGACAGTTCAAAACGGGTCGGTCTGCATCCCGGAGCGGGGCATCCCCGGAAACGATGGGCCAAAGAGAGTTTTGTTGCCTTGGGAAAAATCTTAACAGGGCGGGGATTTTACCTGCTGGTCTTCGGCGGCCCGGAGGAAAAGCAGTTGGCGGATTATCTGGCTTCAAGCATCGGATCCAGCGCTTATTCCTGGGTTGGAAATCATGAGTTCAGGGCCACGCTGGCATTAATCAGAAGCTGCCGGGCCTTTATTTCCAACGACAGCGGCCTGGCCCATTGCGCTGCAGCATTGGCGGTTCCCACCCTTACCATTTTCGGCCCTACCGATCCGGCCTTAAGCCGGCCTTACGGCCAGATGGCCAGGGTGGTTCAAAGTCCGGTAAAATGCGGCCCCTGCTATCGTCCGGCCAATAGATACGGTTGCCGGCAATGTGATCCGCGGTGTCTTTCACAAATCTTTCCGGAACAAGTTTTAAAGGAATTTGAAACTTTGTGGCGGCAGTCAAAACCCAAGGAAAAAACAATTTGA